In a genomic window of Onychostoma macrolepis isolate SWU-2019 chromosome 08, ASM1243209v1, whole genome shotgun sequence:
- the spag17 gene encoding sperm-associated antigen 17 isoform X4, producing the protein MPPKRNKSATPSGVTPTGPAAAYKNWETALTSAVFEENDWRASLSMVQAERAEDEQLISALLQAVQQPLRKLFSVLSWEDTLEKINELGNPKTRKTKDVPMFCEVTEVAKSIMDVGEEITVDLMAKLIKFQLLTIKNNDIARRAAEQKAIEDNAHAKARLNSAGKDQGGKGGAKGKKAAEPPAPTKDTNLKRRGEEENIIKYIDDEPDDGPQHYILIVGFCQPHLIYALDSLGIHVANIIKLGLEREDQSEAPEETVVEENHHSTEDQEVDTLKQKRQGELDVFWKQLDQVLNSGNMGSRLGDVARLNYSVKIHLLPQDKSNTEAMLAFGAAIFERVACLVYDSLDWRRQYSHYLSCMRLIQVPEACRSIQQSRPQSSTEVLQTPRKKVVSEEDPAELESPVLSTEVDMRYYCDLLDRIPTEITSVPLILHCMLEQVLASEQEGSVDSQEHFNKTDQDLISYMLSSVLSLPQDEEDKKDFMEDLDMQKSPKNTDLKHPLLLNHHDERARRLHQLPVLDGFDVIKIEADIMKQSHVWTNLMSRHTESAINRLTRSQELLHFCTDKSMSWSELQRLLQLFVFESMPLTTVDENGCIKGSPSDPPNPTPWDNPVEFTKHLYWSNRRIPGSAKSSAGNDEQTSHEVTVPDLQKSLIRQLGHWNFVEKHSAHVFPQVLQSAWETYRCVDTFYCSRDNAIYVICHNPMSPQSSCKEFWDASLHTDVGFRNYLEYVADSISEWTRQEEEKWQMEQEKKEAERTPIQTPSETDRKRDSPISDTLEPYIREDSLKAWKIEQERLKEEEQSKKTKKEKGGKATPKVGERIDSVKENKKTPLSSRKSRDNMSKTPSSATLPRDKTRDILETPQEPANEMRTNVFTGYNLNGKLVQIAGKVQTLYPCDGGQIDVESFHFTQGLTEVKVCVNKDGHHFYTHISERKKEDKLKDFDMFSKQAADGVKPDCETEKFGSFHAVLANGIQLSCSQSKTNKTRGQTLQPPVPNAICTDQQLQEQCVSEVPEVHCEPRDDSALPLFLNLHVSLPNGLILYFDCEDSADGDSCVRSLLLRQRFYNAGSRSDLTSDFSIHTEVSRVITGRGTVIKHKTDGSTEVLFADGTVSTSPDSGPVCVLVPRTLLKEEDPIKEMTVDTKDKKGKADSKVNTEDEQQKSTENEKTKYYLEINGGSWTTTTPSGFRVASVAGKEVKVQPILAYHATDPFSGTAVVTREDKVLSVLKKDGTVIVDHADGTRVTTFYKQGELQQHLSSGEKLVWVEKAEFATVIMDYEGRACDVIFGDGTSISATAHGSYQIYPHGGGVLHIDKEGGTVYTSHQSQEQSERNPLGQYVMNHRADILCHVTDPEGNHFQVNADGQVTITANVSETKEPEPEAELQQNAGFKTHPPRLFVVHEDCSASELLRAQDVEDLLQKAYCDSSIAVLTDPLPDSQQSFGNTLLRPCPDVNSHWLSSKQDNDNIPTHLKSRKWESFPASEKKTPGPPFGTTLGCSLELKEKPPKSSSIRIHPVLECPDVLLVHQMTQHPPVTEALRRNLQDKVKAYLEQLLQRENQWEKMELKDPRTAEEKVHQNDLLQLVLSLSDAVDPPVAMEIRPLSADVASLYTQAVRVAPHPHELQEKREEKVTKCVNKKKQKSLWENRINQHRQELQEQRRHRNTLRQNIVTPYFHPELKEMSLFTDEDLDLSSLSLDLPPFPRVQRFSTDSSSGRSSSCDNDITQENLGVLLYASKD; encoded by the exons ATGCCGCCCAAACGGAATAAAAGTGCTACTCCATCTGGGGTAACTCCAACTGGGCCAGCTGCTGCTTATAAAAACTGGGAAACAGCTCTTACTTCTGCTGTATTTGAAGAG AATGACTGGAGGGCCAGTCTGTCTATGGTGCAGGCAGAAAGAGCAGAAGACGAACAGCTCATCAGCGCCCTCCTGCAGGCGGTCCAGCAGCCCCTGCGCAAGCTCTTCAGTGTGCTGTCCTGGGAGGACACTCTGGAAAAG ATCAATGAACTGGGAAACCCAAAGACCAGAAAGACCAAAGATGTTCCCATGTTTTGTGAG GTGACTGAAGTTGCAAAGTCTATAATGGATGTTGGAGAGGAAATTACTGTGGACCTGATGGCAAAATTAATAAAGTTTCAGCTTCTGACCATCAAAAACAATGACATTGCAAGGAGGGCTGCTGAGCAGAAA GCTATCGAGGATAATGCACATGCTAAAGCAAGACTGAATTCTGCCGGCAAGGACCAGGGGGGTAAAGGAGGAGCAAAGGGGAAGAAAGCTGCTGAGCCTCCAGCTCCAACCAAAGACACCAATCTCAAACGCAGAGGGGAAGAggaaaatataatcaaatacaTAG ATGATGAGCCTGATGACGGGCCGCAGCACTACATTCTGATTGTGGGGTTCTGCCAGCCTCATTTAATCTATGCATTGGACTCTCTGGGTATCCACGTGGCCAATATCATTAAACTGGGCTTAGAGAGAGAAGACCAATCAGAGGCTCCAGAGGAAACAGTGGTAGAGGAGAATCACCACTCAACTGAAGATCAAG AAGTTGATACTCTGAAACAAAAGCGGCAGGGGGAGCTAGATGTGTTCTGGAAGCAGCTGGATCAAGTGTTGAACAGTGGGAATATGGGATCCAGACTCGGTGATGTGGCCAGGTTGAACTATAGTGTGAAGATCCATTTGCTGCCCCAGGACAAAAGCAACACTGAAGCAATG CTGGCGTTTGGAGCTGCTATATTTGAGAGGGTGGCATGTCTGGTATATGACAGCCTGGACTGGAGGAGACAGTACAGCCATTATCTCAGCTGTATGAGGTTGATCCAGGTGCCAGAGGCCTGCAGATCCATCCAGCAGTCCCGACCTCAGAGCTCCACTGAG GTTTTACAAACCCCAAGGAAGAAAGTAGTTTCAGAGGAAGACCCTG CAGAGCTAGAGTCTCCTGTTCTGAGCACAGAGGTGGATATGAGATACTACTGTGACTTACTGGACAGGATTCCTACAGAAATCACATCTGTGCCTCTTATACTGCATTGCATGCTGGAGCAG GTGTTGGCTTCAGAACAGGAAGGATCCGTTGATTCACAAGAGCACTTTAATAAAACCGATCAAGATCTAATCAGTTATATGCTCTCATCTGTGCTGAGTCTGCCACAGGATGAAGAAGACAAGAAG GATTTCATGGAGGATCTTGATATGCAGAAAAGCCCAAAGAATACTGATCTGAAACACCCTCTCCTGCTCAATCACCATGATGAGAGAGCGAGGAGACTCCATCAGCTTCCT GTCCTAGATGGTTTTGATGTCATCAAAATTGAAGCAGACATCATGAAGCAAAGCCATGTGTGGACCAACCTGATGTCCAGACACACTGAGAGCGCCATCAATAGACTGACCAGATCACAGGAGCTACTGCATTTCTGCACTGACA AATCAATGAGCTGGTCGGAGCTACAGAGGCTTCTCCAGCTGTTTGTGTTTGAGAGCATGCCGTTGACTACAGTGGATGAGAACGGCTGTATTAAAGGATCTCCATCAGATCCTCCAAACCCCACACCATGGGACAACCCTGTTGAATTCACCAAACACCTGTACTGGAGCAACAGAAGGATACCAG GATCAGCAAAAAGCAGTGCTGGGAATGACGAACAAACG AGTCATGAAGTAACTGTACCAGATCTCCAGAAGTCATTGATTCGTCAGTTGGGACACTGGAACTTTGTAGAGAAGCACAGTGCTCATGTTTTCCCGCAG GTCCTTCAGTCTGCGTGGGAGACTTATAGATGTGTGGACACATTTTACTGTAGCAGAGACAATGCAATATATGTCATCTGCCACAATCCCATGAGCCCTCAGAGTAGTTGCAAAGAATTCTGGGATGCATCACTTCACACAGATGTAGGCTTCAG AAACTACTTGGAATATGTGGCAGACTCAATCAGTGAATGGACCAGGCAGGAAGAAGAAAAATGGCAAATGGAGCAGGAGAAGAAAGAGGCTGAAAGAACTCCCATTCAAACCCCTTCAGAGACTGACAGGAAGAGAG ACTCCCCAATCTCAGACACATTAGAACCGTATATAAGAGAGGACTCTCTCAAA GCATGGAAGATCGAGCAGGAAAGATTAAAGGAGGAGGAACAATCCAAAAAGACTAAGAAAGAAAAAGGAGGAAAAGCAACACCGAAAGTAGGAGAGAGAATAGACTCAGTAAAGGAAAACAAGAAGACTCCGCTATCCTCAAGAAAGAGTAGAGACAACATGTCAAAAACACCCAGCTCAGCTACACTGCCTAGAGACAAGACCAGAGACATTCTAGAGACGCCTCAAGAACCAGCAAATGAGATGAGAACAAAt GTTTTCACAGGATacaatttaaatggaaaactgGTACAGATTGCTGGCAAAGTTCAGACTCTCTATCCCTGTGATGGAGGACAAATTGATGTGGAGAGTTTTCACTTCACACAAG GGCTGACAGAAGTGAAAGTATGTGTAAACAAGGATGGCCATCACTTCTACACACACAtttcagagagaaaaaaagaggacaAACTAAAGGATTTTGACATGTTCAGTAAACAAG CTGCTGATGGAGTCAAACCAGACTGTGAGACCGAGAAATTTGGCTCTTTTCATGCTGTACTGGCCAATGGCATTCAGCTCTCCTGCAGTCAGAGCAAAACGAATAAAACAAGAGGTCAAACTCTCCAACCCCCTGTGCCCAATGCCATCTGTACAGACCAGCAACTACAGGAACAG TGTGTTTCTGAGGTGCCTGAGGTACACTGTGAGCCCAGAGACGATTCTGCTCTTCCACTGTTCCTCAATCTGCATGTATCTCTTCCCAATGGACTCATCCTGTACTTTGATTGTGAGGACTCAGCAG ATGGGGACTCTTGTGTCCGATCCCTGCTGCTACGACAGAGATTTTATAATGCAGGGTCTAGATCAGATCTGACCTCAGACTTCAGCATACACACTGAGGTCTCCAGGGTCATCACCGGCAGAGGGACTGTCATCAAACACAAGACAGATGGATCTACTGAG gtccTATTTGCAGATGGTACAGTCAGTACGAGTCCAGACTCTGGACCAGTGTGTGTGCTGGTTCCACGTACACTCCTAAAGGAGGAAGATCCTATTAAAGAGATGACAGTGGACACTAAAGACAAGAAAG GCAAGGCTGATTCTAAGGTAAATACAGAGGATGAGCAACAAAAGTccacagaaaatgaaaaaacaaaatactaTCTCGAGATTAACGGGGGCTCTTGGACCACCACAACCCCCTCTGGCTTCAGAGTCGCCTCTGTGGCTGGAAAGGAAGTTAAAGTGCAGCCGATACTGGCCTATCATGCTACAGACCCCTTCAGTGGGACA GCTGTGGTCACAAGAGAGGACAAAGTGCTGTCTGTGCTGAAGAAAGATGGAACGGTGATTGTGGATCATGCTGATGGGACGCGTGTTACCACCTTCTACAAGCAGGGGGAGCTACAACAACATCTAAGCTCAG GAGAGAAACTTGTTTGGGTGGAAAAAGCAGAATTTGCAACGGTGATAATGGACTATGAAGGAAGAGCATGTGATGTTATTTTCGGGGATGGCACCTCCATCAGCGCAACTGCTCATGGATCATATCAA ATTTATCCTCATGGTGGAGGTGTTCTTCATATTGATAAGGAAGGTGGGACGGTGTACACATCTCACCAGTCTCAGGAGCAATCAGAGAGGAACCCACTAGGCCAATATGTGATGAACCACAGAGCAGATATCCTATGTCATGTGACAGACCCCGAGGGGAACCACTTTCAA GTTAATGCAGATGGTCAGGTTACTATCACGGCTAATGTATCAGAAACAAAAGAGCCAGAGCCAGAAGCAGAGCTTCAACAGAATGCTGGCTTTAAAACACACCCACCCAG GTTATTTGTGGTGCATGAGGACTGTTCAGCCTCCGAGCTGCTGAGAGCTCAAGATGTGGAAGATCTCCTACAGAAGGCTTACTGTGACTCTTCTATCGCCGTCCTCACCGACCCACTACCAGACTCACAAC AATCATTTGGCAACACTCTGCTAAGGCCCTGCCCAGACGTCAACTCTCATTGGCTCTCATCCAAGCAAGACAATGACAACATTCCCACACACCTCAAATCCAGGAAATGGGAGTCATTCCCTGCATCTGAG AAGAAGACTCCAGGCCCCCCTTTTGGGACTACCCTTGGTTGTAGTCTTGAGTTGAAGGAAAAACCGCCAAAGTCTAGTTCCATCCGCATCCATCCGGTTTTGGAGTGCCCTGACGTGCTGCTGGTGCATCAGATGACCCAGCATCCACCTGTTACTGAAGCACTGCGCAGGAACCTACAAGACAAAGTCAAG GCGTATTTGGAGCAGCTGCTGCAGAGAGAGAATCAGTGGGAGAAGATGGAGCTGAAGGACCCACGTACAGCAGAGGAGAAAGTTCATCAGAACGATCTACTGCAGCTTGTACTG TCCCTTTCTGATGCTGTAGATCCCCCAGTTGCAATGGAGATAAGGCCTCTGTCAG CTGATGTGGCGTCTCTTTATACTCAAGCAGTGCGAGTAGCTCCACATCCCCACGAGCTACAGGaaaagagagaagagaaagttACCAAGTG TGTCAATAAAAAGAAGCAAAAGTCACTGTGGGAAAATAGGATTAACCAGCACAG GCAAGAACTCCAGGAGCAGAGAAGACACAGAAACACACTCAGACAAAATATCGTTACACCATACTTTCATCCTGAGCTGAAGGAAATGTCActctttacagatgag GATCTAGACTTGAGCTCACTCTCCCTGGATCTTCCACCCTTCCCCAGAGTGCAGCGCTTCTCCACGGACTCCTCATCAGGCAGAAGTAGCTCCT GTGACAATGACATCACCCAGGAAAACCTGGGCGTTCTCCTCTATGCGTCCAAAGA CTAG
- the spag17 gene encoding sperm-associated antigen 17 isoform X5 gives MPPKRNKSATPSGVTPTGPAAAYKNWETALTSAVFEENDWRASLSMVQAERAEDEQLISALLQAVQQPLRKLFSVLSWEDTLEKINELGNPKTRKTKDVPMFCEVTEVAKSIMDVGEEITVDLMAKLIKFQLLTIKNNDIARRAAEQKAIEDNAHAKARLNSAGKDQGGKGGAKGKKAAEPPAPTKDTNLKRRGEEENIIKYIDDEPDDGPQHYILIVGFCQPHLIYALDSLGIHVANIIKLGLEREDQSEAPEETVVEENHHSTEDQEVDTLKQKRQGELDVFWKQLDQVLNSGNMGSRLGDVARLNYSVKIHLLPQDKSNTEAMLAFGAAIFERVACLVYDSLDWRRQYSHYLSCMRLIQVPEACRSIQQSRPQSSTEVLQTPRKKVVSEEDPAELESPVLSTEVDMRYYCDLLDRIPTEITSVPLILHCMLEQVLASEQEGSVDSQEHFNKTDQDLISYMLSSVLSLPQDEEDKKQDFMEDLDMQKSPKNTDLKHPLLLNHHDERARRLHQLPVLDGFDVIKIEADIMKQSHVWTNLMSRHTESAINRLTRSQELLHFCTDKSMSWSELQRLLQLFVFESMPLTTVDENGCIKGSPSDPPNPTPWDNPVEFTKHLYWSNRRIPGSAKSSAGNDEQTQSHEVTVPDLQKSLIRQLGHWNFVEKHSAHVFPQVLQSAWETYRCVDTFYCSRDNAIYVICHNPMSPQSSCKEFWDASLHTDVGFRNYLEYVADSISEWTRQEEEKWQMEQEKKEAERTPIQTPSETDRKRDSPISDTLEPYIREDSLKAWKIEQERLKEEEQSKKTKKEKGGKATPKVGERIDSVKENKKTPLSSRKSRDNMSKTPSSATLPRDKTRDILETPQEPANEMRTNVFTGYNLNGKLVQIAGKVQTLYPCDGGQIDVESFHFTQGLTEVKVCVNKDGHHFYTHISERKKEDKLKDFDMFSKQAADGVKPDCETEKFGSFHAVLANGIQLSCSQSKTNKTRGQTLQPPVPNAICTDQQLQEQCVSEVPEVHCEPRDDSALPLFLNLHVSLPNGLILYFDCEDSADGDSCVRSLLLRQRFYNAGSRSDLTSDFSIHTEVSRVITGRGTVIKHKTDGSTEVLFADGTVSTSPDSGPVCVLVPRTLLKEEDPIKEMTVDTKDKKGKADSKVNTEDEQQKSTENEKTKYYLEINGGSWTTTTPSGFRVASVAGKEVKVQPILAYHATDPFSGTAVVTREDKVLSVLKKDGTVIVDHADGTRVTTFYKQGELQQHLSSGEKLVWVEKAEFATVIMDYEGRACDVIFGDGTSISATAHGSYQIYPHGGGVLHIDKEGGTVYTSHQSQEQSERNPLGQYVMNHRADILCHVTDPEGNHFQVNADGQVTITANVSETKEPEPEAELQQNAGFKTHPPRLFVVHEDCSASELLRAQDVEDLLQKAYCDSSIAVLTDPLPDSQQSFGNTLLRPCPDVNSHWLSSKQDNDNIPTHLKSRKWESFPASEKKTPGPPFGTTLGCSLELKEKPPKSSSIRIHPVLECPDVLLVHQMTQHPPVTEALRRNLQDKVKAYLEQLLQRENQWEKMELKDPRTAEEKVHQNDLLQLVLSLSDAVDPPVAMEIRPLSADVASLYTQAVRVAPHPHELQEKREEKVTKCVNKKKQKSLWENRINQHRQELQEQRRHRNTLRQNIVTPYFHPELKEMSLFTDEDLDLSSLSLDLPPFPRVQRFSTDSSSGRSSSYTPVRERPDKHQSLK, from the exons ATGCCGCCCAAACGGAATAAAAGTGCTACTCCATCTGGGGTAACTCCAACTGGGCCAGCTGCTGCTTATAAAAACTGGGAAACAGCTCTTACTTCTGCTGTATTTGAAGAG AATGACTGGAGGGCCAGTCTGTCTATGGTGCAGGCAGAAAGAGCAGAAGACGAACAGCTCATCAGCGCCCTCCTGCAGGCGGTCCAGCAGCCCCTGCGCAAGCTCTTCAGTGTGCTGTCCTGGGAGGACACTCTGGAAAAG ATCAATGAACTGGGAAACCCAAAGACCAGAAAGACCAAAGATGTTCCCATGTTTTGTGAG GTGACTGAAGTTGCAAAGTCTATAATGGATGTTGGAGAGGAAATTACTGTGGACCTGATGGCAAAATTAATAAAGTTTCAGCTTCTGACCATCAAAAACAATGACATTGCAAGGAGGGCTGCTGAGCAGAAA GCTATCGAGGATAATGCACATGCTAAAGCAAGACTGAATTCTGCCGGCAAGGACCAGGGGGGTAAAGGAGGAGCAAAGGGGAAGAAAGCTGCTGAGCCTCCAGCTCCAACCAAAGACACCAATCTCAAACGCAGAGGGGAAGAggaaaatataatcaaatacaTAG ATGATGAGCCTGATGACGGGCCGCAGCACTACATTCTGATTGTGGGGTTCTGCCAGCCTCATTTAATCTATGCATTGGACTCTCTGGGTATCCACGTGGCCAATATCATTAAACTGGGCTTAGAGAGAGAAGACCAATCAGAGGCTCCAGAGGAAACAGTGGTAGAGGAGAATCACCACTCAACTGAAGATCAAG AAGTTGATACTCTGAAACAAAAGCGGCAGGGGGAGCTAGATGTGTTCTGGAAGCAGCTGGATCAAGTGTTGAACAGTGGGAATATGGGATCCAGACTCGGTGATGTGGCCAGGTTGAACTATAGTGTGAAGATCCATTTGCTGCCCCAGGACAAAAGCAACACTGAAGCAATG CTGGCGTTTGGAGCTGCTATATTTGAGAGGGTGGCATGTCTGGTATATGACAGCCTGGACTGGAGGAGACAGTACAGCCATTATCTCAGCTGTATGAGGTTGATCCAGGTGCCAGAGGCCTGCAGATCCATCCAGCAGTCCCGACCTCAGAGCTCCACTGAG GTTTTACAAACCCCAAGGAAGAAAGTAGTTTCAGAGGAAGACCCTG CAGAGCTAGAGTCTCCTGTTCTGAGCACAGAGGTGGATATGAGATACTACTGTGACTTACTGGACAGGATTCCTACAGAAATCACATCTGTGCCTCTTATACTGCATTGCATGCTGGAGCAG GTGTTGGCTTCAGAACAGGAAGGATCCGTTGATTCACAAGAGCACTTTAATAAAACCGATCAAGATCTAATCAGTTATATGCTCTCATCTGTGCTGAGTCTGCCACAGGATGAAGAAGACAAGAAG CAGGATTTCATGGAGGATCTTGATATGCAGAAAAGCCCAAAGAATACTGATCTGAAACACCCTCTCCTGCTCAATCACCATGATGAGAGAGCGAGGAGACTCCATCAGCTTCCT GTCCTAGATGGTTTTGATGTCATCAAAATTGAAGCAGACATCATGAAGCAAAGCCATGTGTGGACCAACCTGATGTCCAGACACACTGAGAGCGCCATCAATAGACTGACCAGATCACAGGAGCTACTGCATTTCTGCACTGACA AATCAATGAGCTGGTCGGAGCTACAGAGGCTTCTCCAGCTGTTTGTGTTTGAGAGCATGCCGTTGACTACAGTGGATGAGAACGGCTGTATTAAAGGATCTCCATCAGATCCTCCAAACCCCACACCATGGGACAACCCTGTTGAATTCACCAAACACCTGTACTGGAGCAACAGAAGGATACCAG GATCAGCAAAAAGCAGTGCTGGGAATGACGAACAAACG CAGAGTCATGAAGTAACTGTACCAGATCTCCAGAAGTCATTGATTCGTCAGTTGGGACACTGGAACTTTGTAGAGAAGCACAGTGCTCATGTTTTCCCGCAG GTCCTTCAGTCTGCGTGGGAGACTTATAGATGTGTGGACACATTTTACTGTAGCAGAGACAATGCAATATATGTCATCTGCCACAATCCCATGAGCCCTCAGAGTAGTTGCAAAGAATTCTGGGATGCATCACTTCACACAGATGTAGGCTTCAG AAACTACTTGGAATATGTGGCAGACTCAATCAGTGAATGGACCAGGCAGGAAGAAGAAAAATGGCAAATGGAGCAGGAGAAGAAAGAGGCTGAAAGAACTCCCATTCAAACCCCTTCAGAGACTGACAGGAAGAGAG ACTCCCCAATCTCAGACACATTAGAACCGTATATAAGAGAGGACTCTCTCAAA GCATGGAAGATCGAGCAGGAAAGATTAAAGGAGGAGGAACAATCCAAAAAGACTAAGAAAGAAAAAGGAGGAAAAGCAACACCGAAAGTAGGAGAGAGAATAGACTCAGTAAAGGAAAACAAGAAGACTCCGCTATCCTCAAGAAAGAGTAGAGACAACATGTCAAAAACACCCAGCTCAGCTACACTGCCTAGAGACAAGACCAGAGACATTCTAGAGACGCCTCAAGAACCAGCAAATGAGATGAGAACAAAt GTTTTCACAGGATacaatttaaatggaaaactgGTACAGATTGCTGGCAAAGTTCAGACTCTCTATCCCTGTGATGGAGGACAAATTGATGTGGAGAGTTTTCACTTCACACAAG GGCTGACAGAAGTGAAAGTATGTGTAAACAAGGATGGCCATCACTTCTACACACACAtttcagagagaaaaaaagaggacaAACTAAAGGATTTTGACATGTTCAGTAAACAAG CTGCTGATGGAGTCAAACCAGACTGTGAGACCGAGAAATTTGGCTCTTTTCATGCTGTACTGGCCAATGGCATTCAGCTCTCCTGCAGTCAGAGCAAAACGAATAAAACAAGAGGTCAAACTCTCCAACCCCCTGTGCCCAATGCCATCTGTACAGACCAGCAACTACAGGAACAG TGTGTTTCTGAGGTGCCTGAGGTACACTGTGAGCCCAGAGACGATTCTGCTCTTCCACTGTTCCTCAATCTGCATGTATCTCTTCCCAATGGACTCATCCTGTACTTTGATTGTGAGGACTCAGCAG ATGGGGACTCTTGTGTCCGATCCCTGCTGCTACGACAGAGATTTTATAATGCAGGGTCTAGATCAGATCTGACCTCAGACTTCAGCATACACACTGAGGTCTCCAGGGTCATCACCGGCAGAGGGACTGTCATCAAACACAAGACAGATGGATCTACTGAG gtccTATTTGCAGATGGTACAGTCAGTACGAGTCCAGACTCTGGACCAGTGTGTGTGCTGGTTCCACGTACACTCCTAAAGGAGGAAGATCCTATTAAAGAGATGACAGTGGACACTAAAGACAAGAAAG GCAAGGCTGATTCTAAGGTAAATACAGAGGATGAGCAACAAAAGTccacagaaaatgaaaaaacaaaatactaTCTCGAGATTAACGGGGGCTCTTGGACCACCACAACCCCCTCTGGCTTCAGAGTCGCCTCTGTGGCTGGAAAGGAAGTTAAAGTGCAGCCGATACTGGCCTATCATGCTACAGACCCCTTCAGTGGGACA GCTGTGGTCACAAGAGAGGACAAAGTGCTGTCTGTGCTGAAGAAAGATGGAACGGTGATTGTGGATCATGCTGATGGGACGCGTGTTACCACCTTCTACAAGCAGGGGGAGCTACAACAACATCTAAGCTCAG GAGAGAAACTTGTTTGGGTGGAAAAAGCAGAATTTGCAACGGTGATAATGGACTATGAAGGAAGAGCATGTGATGTTATTTTCGGGGATGGCACCTCCATCAGCGCAACTGCTCATGGATCATATCAA ATTTATCCTCATGGTGGAGGTGTTCTTCATATTGATAAGGAAGGTGGGACGGTGTACACATCTCACCAGTCTCAGGAGCAATCAGAGAGGAACCCACTAGGCCAATATGTGATGAACCACAGAGCAGATATCCTATGTCATGTGACAGACCCCGAGGGGAACCACTTTCAA GTTAATGCAGATGGTCAGGTTACTATCACGGCTAATGTATCAGAAACAAAAGAGCCAGAGCCAGAAGCAGAGCTTCAACAGAATGCTGGCTTTAAAACACACCCACCCAG GTTATTTGTGGTGCATGAGGACTGTTCAGCCTCCGAGCTGCTGAGAGCTCAAGATGTGGAAGATCTCCTACAGAAGGCTTACTGTGACTCTTCTATCGCCGTCCTCACCGACCCACTACCAGACTCACAAC AATCATTTGGCAACACTCTGCTAAGGCCCTGCCCAGACGTCAACTCTCATTGGCTCTCATCCAAGCAAGACAATGACAACATTCCCACACACCTCAAATCCAGGAAATGGGAGTCATTCCCTGCATCTGAG AAGAAGACTCCAGGCCCCCCTTTTGGGACTACCCTTGGTTGTAGTCTTGAGTTGAAGGAAAAACCGCCAAAGTCTAGTTCCATCCGCATCCATCCGGTTTTGGAGTGCCCTGACGTGCTGCTGGTGCATCAGATGACCCAGCATCCACCTGTTACTGAAGCACTGCGCAGGAACCTACAAGACAAAGTCAAG GCGTATTTGGAGCAGCTGCTGCAGAGAGAGAATCAGTGGGAGAAGATGGAGCTGAAGGACCCACGTACAGCAGAGGAGAAAGTTCATCAGAACGATCTACTGCAGCTTGTACTG TCCCTTTCTGATGCTGTAGATCCCCCAGTTGCAATGGAGATAAGGCCTCTGTCAG CTGATGTGGCGTCTCTTTATACTCAAGCAGTGCGAGTAGCTCCACATCCCCACGAGCTACAGGaaaagagagaagagaaagttACCAAGTG TGTCAATAAAAAGAAGCAAAAGTCACTGTGGGAAAATAGGATTAACCAGCACAG GCAAGAACTCCAGGAGCAGAGAAGACACAGAAACACACTCAGACAAAATATCGTTACACCATACTTTCATCCTGAGCTGAAGGAAATGTCActctttacagatgag GATCTAGACTTGAGCTCACTCTCCCTGGATCTTCCACCCTTCCCCAGAGTGCAGCGCTTCTCCACGGACTCCTCATCAGGCAGAAGTAGCTCCT ATACACCTGTAAGGGAAAGGCCTGATAAGCACCAAAGTTTGAAATAA